A DNA window from Vigna angularis cultivar LongXiaoDou No.4 chromosome 1, ASM1680809v1, whole genome shotgun sequence contains the following coding sequences:
- the LOC108331827 gene encoding uncharacterized protein LOC108331827, whose translation MEEREKAPQILQVLEALKQATRQIQGHHTSDSPAVKALLEFQTILSSSDPKLYALSEYLNRLKTLVHSLNNSKGLRSFLTRPLSTHSLSRLAVSIESEIQAWIDRETLLTLSTSLRNPGDGISELVALLTQFRDRISQGFNRELQDLVLKLKLFYSLETVLLDEKCADRVREQAGLAVAALIRFNKDVFVGQVMMGPTVRALVSMGSVHSVEVLCSLIRSIRSPLVDEIESNGEIPRVIALLNSRDLQLQVLALECVLEIGYFGRKEAVEAMVKEGLVEKLVELQRSENGGDLIEIGKERVCGVLERRPFASCVAKFAVQLEVGEGLRQREKRAVKPEILVRVREASLSDAEAATIAAEVLWGSSP comes from the coding sequence atggaagagagagagaaagcgCCACAAATCCTGCAAGTGCTGGAAGCTCTCAAACAAGCCACGCGCCAAATCCAAGGACACCACACCTCCGATTCTCCGGCGGTGAAGGCGCTTCTCGAGTTTCAAACCATTCTCTCATCGTCAGACCCCAAACTCTACGCGCTTTCGGAGTACCTTAATCGCCTCAAAACCCTCGTCCACTCTCTCAACAACTCCAAGGGCCTCCGATCGTTCCTCACTCGCCCCCTCTCCACGCACTCCCTCTCTCGGCTCGCCGTCTCCATCGAGTCCGAAATCCAAGCGTGGATCGACCGCGAAACGCTCCTCACCCTCTCCACTTCGCTACGGAACCCTGGTGATGGTATTAGCGAGTTGGTCGCGCTGTTGACTCAGTTTCGGGACCGAATCTCCCAGGGATTTAATCGCGAGTTGCAGGACTTGGTTCTCAAACTCAAGCTATTCTACTCGTTGGAAACAGTTCTCCTGGATGAAAAGTGTGCGGACCGGGTTCGCGAGCAGGCCGGTCTTGCCGTCGCGGCGCTGATCCGGTTCAATAAAGACGTGTTCGTGGGTCAGGTTATGATGGGCCCAACCGTGCGGGCTTTGGTGTCGATGGGCTCTGTTCACTCGGTAGAGGTGTTGTGCTCGCTGATCAGGTCTATTAGGTCTCCTCTGGTGGACGAGATCGAATCGAACGGCGAGATTCCGAGGGTGATAGCGCTGTTGAATTCCCGCGATTTGCAGCTGCAGGTGCTGGCGTTGGAGTGTGTGTTGGAGATTGGGTACTTCGGACGCAAGGAAGCGGTGGAGGCTATGGTGAAGGAGGGGTTGGTGGAGAAGCTGGTAGAGTTGCAGAGGTCGGAGAACGGTGGCGATTTGATTGAGATTGGGAAAGAAAGAGTTTGTGGGGTTTTGGAAAGACGCCCTTTTGCGAGCTGCGTAGCAAAGTTTGCGGTGCAGTTGGAGGTTGGGGAAGGGCTGCGGCAGAGAGAGAAGAGGGCAGTTAAACCGGAGATTTTGGTGAGAGTCAGAGAAGCTTCTCTTTCTGATGCCGAAGCTGCCACCATTGCTGCTGAAGTTTTGTGGGGTTCTTCGCCA